Genomic segment of Arachis stenosperma cultivar V10309 chromosome 4, arast.V10309.gnm1.PFL2, whole genome shotgun sequence:
TCTTCGGTTATATCCAGTCACAGCATGCATCTCGGTGTTCTGGCTACTGCATCTCACGCCATTGCCACCGGAACACTGTTTTCAGTATTTTACAAACCCAGGTCTTGTATTTAGCGCTATGAAGTTATTATTTGTTGTAGTATGCTTTTAATTCTTGTTGTTGGTGTTTTCAGTTTGTCATTTTTTCAGAGAGATTGGTATACCATCTTTTAATttgtagtttttaaaatttaaaatttttattttatatatgatAGGGATAGGgatgataattttatttattgtctaTTACTTTAATGACTATAAGCTCTGCTGATTATCAAAGTTTATCTCAGAACAAGCCGGTCGGAGTTTATTGTGAGTATCAATAAATATCTTGAAGCTCGAAATCATAAACTCTCAGTTGGTATGAGATTCAAAATGAGATTTGAAGGTGATGAGGTTCCTGAAAGAAGGTGCACAAGCTAGTTGCTttaccttttttattttattttaagtttagcACGTCATCCTGTCTGATAAACATTCCTATCTTGTGAATACAGGTTCAGTGGGACAATTGTTGGCGTTGGAGATAGCACATCATCAGTTTGGGCTGATTCTGAGTGGCGATCGTTGAAGGTTCAATGGGATGAACCATCGTCAATTTTGCGTCCTGATAGAGTTTCTCCATGGGAATTGGAGCCACTTGTATCTACCACCGCAGCAAACTCCCAGCCAGCCCAAAGAACAAAGAGATCGCGGCCTCCCATCCTGCCTTCACCAATGCCTGATTCATCAATGCAAGGTATCTTGCTCTTATACAATTTATTCAAGCAAATGTTATTCTTTTGCACACATTCTTATCTTTGCACCAGGTGTATGGAAACCACCAGTTGAATCTCCATCTTTCTCCTATCGCGAACATGGCCGAGACCTCTATCCATCACCTAAATTCAATTCTAATGCAGCCAAATTTCTTGGTTTTGGCGGGAATATCTCTGCACCCAACAAGTCCATATATTGGTCGAATAGGATGGAAAACTCTACAGAATCATTTTCACCTATAGCACTTAAAGAATCTGCTGAAAAGAGACAAGGCACTGGAAATGGCTGTAGACTCTTTGGAATTCAGTTACTTGACAATGCTCATGCAGAAGAAAGTTTGCCAACTGTCACCTTGTCAGTAAGGGTAGGTGATGATAGGTCTGTTCCATCTTTGGATGGTGAGTCTGATCAGCAGTCTGAACCATCAAATGTTAATCAATCGGATATTCCTTCTGCAAGTTGTGATGCTGAAAAATCATGCCTGCGGTCTCCCCAGGAGTCACAAAGCAGGCAAATAAGAAGCTGCACAAAGGTTAGATAGCATAACTTGTACTTAATGTTGGTGTAAGACACATTTGTTCGCTTTCCATTTAGAATCCTTGAACATTCTTGACATTTTCCCTATGCACTTCCTTAGTTAGCTGTAGGTTAATTATTTGAATGTCTTCATCATACAGAATTGTCTGATGATTTGTAGCTTCtgatatattttttagaatgaTTCTGCATTGATTGACAGCATTTGACACAATGAATACATATTAGTATGAGATTGGATTGAAAGTTTTTGACATTGATACACAATAAAACTTCATTCCTAGTCCATTCAGAATCATGATCAAATGGTTCAACTaaccaaaatattttaaatggaATCCACATATTATCGGTAGTTAAATATTCTCTTAGGTACTTATTCATAAATGCTACAATAAGATTGTTGTAAAGCTTCTGCTTTTTGGATGATTCAATTCAATCTAGaggttcattttttttttcttcctagAATTTGCAAAAAGGGTTAACTTCCTCCTTTTTTACAAGATGGTGGTGCCTGCCTCAATTTGTTTAATGAGattttttttgataaaattcTAATATCATTCCAGGTTCACATGCAAGGTATGGCTGTTGGAAGGGCTGTGGATTTGACAAGGTTTGATGGATATGAGGATCTGCTTTGGAAATTGGAAGAGATGTTTGACATCAAGGGTGAGCTCTGTGGATCTGAAAAGAAGTGGCAGGTTGTCTACACTGATAATGAAGATGACATGATGATGGTTGGAGATGATCCATGGCTGTAAGATCCATTGGTGCTAGCTTTTTACGtagaataatatttttgtcaCATATTATTAGGATATTTGTATGTCTATGTTAAACTCTAGCTTGCTAATTTACTGCAGTGAGTTCTGTAGTGTCGTGAGGAAAATTTTCATCTACACAGTAGAAGAGGTGAAGAAACTTTCACCGAAAATTGGACTTCCAATTAATGAAGTGGTTAAACCAAGCAAACTGGATGCTGAAGCAGGTGTGAATCCAGAGGATCAGTCATCCGTTGTGGGGCCTGGTTGCTAGTACTTCTAGTAGAAAAGCAAAACTCGTCGCCATATTACAATAAACATCAGAATGGAAGTGTAACGCGAGAGAAATTAGATGAACTTGACAAGCACTTCATCATGGACTATAGGAGCCACTACTGGTTTACTCTCTGTTTATCCCAAGCGGCATGGCAGCATCAACACTTCCAAGCAGAAGACTGGTTTGATACTATGCTGTTTGATCTGCCTGGAAAGATAGGCTTCTGTTATTTTGGGCACTATGCTTCTTCCAATGGTTCATGTTCCTAGCTTATTCAGTTTTGAATGCTCCCCGAGCATTAAGAAATCAGTCTGTGATCGAGTATCTTAATACACATGCTTTGGTTTTCTTTTCTGCTTCTTGAGTAGTTATCTCGATGTATTGTATGTCATTTCTGTATATAACCTTCTGTAATCTTTGAATACTATTTAATGTATGTATAACAAGCCAAATTTTCATTTGAATTATCTCAGATAATTGGTAGTATTTCTTTCTATCATTATTTCAAAATTGATGAATTGTACTTTAAAACGGTATATTATGGGTATGAATGTATAAATATAATTGCCCACAATGAAATTGAGGCCATTTAACAACTGGTGAATGATGATGATCCTTTCTGTACAAGAATGtgggataaaaaaaaatactataaacCTCAGCACTTTAGCCACAACAGAATAAGTtggtttcaacaccaaattaTGATACACTCATCAGCAGTTATAATCATTCAGAGGGTCTCAAGAAAATGTGCAAAGCTAGTGTACTTGGGCTCCCAACCTAGCTCGGCGCGCGTTCTCGAGTTGTTTAATCTCTTACCTAGAGGATCATCGGTTCctaccaaaagaaaaaaaaaaaaaagtaaaccAAGATAAATTGTGATTATGATTCATTAATTACTTTTGATTTTCAATCTCaactgttttcaaaatcaaacaagTCTTTACCTGTGAATTTCTCAAATCTTTTACTAAATTTCCCACTTTGGTTGACTAGATCCATCACTTCCTGCCTGCCATGATGTAGAAAAGGTGTGAGAGTCTTCCAAGAAATATGATTAAACAGGAAATGATGGAAACAATTAACACTTGTGACAATAATGAACAAATATGTGAAACTTGAAAGAATAAGCAAATTATCAAATGAATAACATTTTACATAGTCTCAAAGTAAAGGGAAGCTTTGTAACCTGGATAAAGGGTGGTTATCACAACCCAAGAAAATCTTTCTGCGACATTTCTTCTTCAAGATTGTAATCGAAAGGGAAGCTGCATCCTGGTTTCCATGCCGACacatttttcaaaacaaaatacTCATCTTTTCAAAATGACAGCCAATATATGGAAACATGGAAAGGAAAAAAGCAATTTCATGGTTTGAGAAAATACAACTAGGAAACAAAATACTCAAGTACAAAGGACATAAGAGAAAGAACATAGTGGAATAACCTCAACACTTGAGCTGCTAAAGCCAAATAATATCGAGCTTCGATAATCTAGCAAGTATAATAAGATGATGCAATGACATTCTGACCTCATAATGTATAAGATTCAGGATGTGGTCAGGTCGAGATTCGACAATCCCCTTCTCTAACCAATAAACGTGTGCGCCTCTATCTTCTTTGTTTTAAAGGTCAAGGTAGACATCAAGTGTAAACATAGAAGAAAAAACCACCGAGACGAAAATGATCTTTGGGATCAGAGCAAATAGAATACCGAAAACTGAAAAGGATATATAAAGTCCGGACAGCCTTACGACAGAGCCGCCGAACTCCAGCACAACATTTTCAGCTTTAAGAAGGACGTCGGTCCTGGGGCTCCTCCCAAATGGCACAACCGGAGTATCCTACAAAGAAGTAAATCAAACCTTGGGAACAAGACACTTTGGCACCATCATTCATACACCAGAAGATGCGGAAGCATGAttctataattatataaatcCGAAGATAACAAGGAAAAAAGTGATGCACAGTTGCACAAATGAAGCAACCACAAACAGATTCAAACTTGTAGATGTGATATGTAAACAATATCAATATCATTGATTCAAATAtgacaagaaaaacaaaaaacaagcAGCAAAACAATGTTTCCTACCTCATCACAAAAGCCATTGTCGTTACAATCATACGGAGCAGAACTTGATGTAAACAGAAAAGCACCTTCGCCATTCCAGCACAAAGCAGCTTGCCTGATTGGTTGACAGTTCACAACACGTCAGTTCGGAACTACACCTTGTAAACTGATTTAGTTTCCTTCTATTTTAAGTATGTTTATGTTTTTTATGAaggatatacataagtatcacatTCGAGGCCCTTGTCAAACTCTGAAGAAGAACAAGAGCTAACACACATAAACATTAAATTTACACTTTCTCAGTTTTGTTTTGATTATATAGAAATAGCTCTAACATACAACTGATAAGATATTTACAGATATCTATTTGGGAAAACTCTTCATATATAAGAACACCGAAAACAAGAGTGATCATGCATGACCCACAATAATTGTTGCTTTTTTGCAAGTTATAACATAAAACCAGGGAAGGAAATCAAGTGTAACAGTTGAAGGCTTGAGACTTCTCACATAATTCAGCACCATTTTATGCAAGCATGTTTCCCACGTAAATTAAGTTTCCATAATGGCATGTTTTCCAATAATCCTTGTGAACGAAGTTTGAAAGTGCAAAGCTTTAATATTTATACAAGAAATCTAGCAAAACAATATAATCCTCAAAGAAGCAATTTTCGCATCTAAAATACTTATCTgtatttcatatatatatatatatatagtcaacAGAAACATTAAAGCCTTGTGATTATAGGGAGTAAGAACACCCTACTTAGCAGAAGATTGTTCACAAAAAGGGACTTAATTCACAAAGGTGCTCAATATTTCAAGCTAATCAACTCTGAAATTGCTCACCTTAGATCACCAGGGTAGTCTGCAGATTGGTAAGGTGGAGCACAGAAAATCACATAAGGGAATTTGTAGTCTTCTTTTGTCCACTTCAAAGAGGGACTAATACCCAATTTAATCAACTCTTCATGATGATTAGTGGTTACAGTTTGTCCAAAAACTTGACAACCCGGATATTCCTGCTTCGGTCAATACAAAGTTACAAACATATCCATAGAAGCATATTGATAACAAggatcaaaattcaaatcttcgAATCTGGGCTACATTTAAAGACAGAAATACTGTGACTTGATTCACTCATTCGGCATACATTCAAGTTAGTTAGGAACTTACTGATTTGAATGTATGCTGAATGAGTGAATCAAGTCACAAATACAAAGACATTGGAAGAAAACACAAACATAGAAACATGTACATGTCAAATGTTTCTGTCCCGGTATGAAAAGTATATCAATTTTCTGTCCACCCCAAAATCGGGAACAGCGGGACAAAGACAAAAACAAAGGCAAAGACACAATTTTTATGTAATATATGTGTCTTTGTCTagatttctgtctctgtctccgTCTCTAACTCTCAGTATCATATATTTTCTGTGATGACACAATTATCAAATACACCAACATCATAGCTACAAATAAAAGTACATCAAATTTGTATAGACAAGAGACatgaaaaggaaataaaaacaGCACCTCACGCCATTTCTGAGCAACCAAACGACCAAGAACACCAGGACCAACGATGAGAAGGTCGTGTTGTCCAATTGCATGAGAAGGTGAAGACCCCAATTCTTGACTGGGAACAGAACCATCTTCTGCCGAGACCTGAAAATGGGTAGCACTAGCCATCAAagacaaagataaagataaagtgTTTGACTTTAGCTTAATACCCCAACTTGGAGTAGTGGATAGTGAGGGTAACAAGTTTTTGGACTTAGAATAAGGGAACCCAAAACGTTGAAACTGAATTTGAGTTTGAGTGTGGTGCATGCAGAGAGTGATGGAGCTGAGATGAACGATTGATCTCAATCCCATCTTCATCAAAAAACCAATTTTTTAACTCTTTGATGTTATCTCAATTCCCGAGATTACATTTTTTTTGGGCATAACGTGTGTGAACCACCAACCAATCACAATGTCCCTTAACCAACTTAGTGATGAATTTACTCGCAAATAAGTAATTAGAAGttcgaattttattttgtacatatagtaatttagtaatttattgGTCAACGACAGACTTTTAAATAGAACTTAGATCCGTGATAAATTAGTATTCAAATTCAATTCGATCCAAATTAAACCGTTTATCTGATCCAGTTTAAATCGAAAACCGATTAAAACCGCACTAATTCGGATTtgattggattctatttttttaaaccgctggatcggatcgaatttcggatctaatttttttaaccgATCCAATTCAATCTAAACCGCACAATGtgttataatataattattttattattaatttacacTTATAATATGTTCaattttttatacatttttatattattcatgtattattgttatttaataaatattttatgttaaatattatttatttatttattttaactaacctataattttatttctattgttatgttaATGTTggctttttaaaatattgttgagatttgttatattattgttaattatttaaaatttgatgttgagatttgttatatgtatttaatttttttaatttaaaaaaccgCAAATCCAATCTCATCTAAATCGCTTGAAATTGGATCGGATGGGatcgaatttttttaaaaaaacatcCAATCCAAACTGCACTACTACTAAAATTAGTGTTCGGATCGAATGAGTTTTTTACTCAAAATCGATCCAAACTGCACCGCAAACACCCCTAATTCCATCTATAACAAGAAAAAATCACAATGCCACGTTTTCTCTTTACTACTCGCAAGGGTGTGGCAAAATGCATTTAGCTATAGTTTGAAATGTggtcaataataaaaaaactacAGTACTAAAACATTAGTCATTAAGAAATGGgaataagaaaataataatcaataatttgtagagaatatatatatatatatatatatatataaatataaataattaaaagaaataaatatatAGTTCTGCATATTAGTACAAAATATTTACTTACTAGTACCAAATAAAAGTGTTGCTTTCAATACCCTGAAGTCAATTCCACCTAATTGTTTTAAAACCAATCAAATTGTAGCACTGTAtggataataatttttattatgacTATTTTATGATTATGAAATATGAATGATGTAATATGGGTTAATAAATTACATATGCATCAATATTCCATGGCGTGtacatttatttatattaaatgaTTCCGGAACAACAGAGACAAAATTTTCCGTTTATTGACTTTCATTTTGGGCATCACTTTTAGTTTTGGTAATATTTATCTTTAAACCCTtattaaagtttaaaaaaaattgaataaactactttttttatttacaaatgtttaaaaaattgataaatttacttatgaaaaaataaaattaacgttatatttataaaagatgagtttagatgaataaaattatctaaatattaaaaaattatctaaatatattagtacattaaaattaataattaattttagtatatacctaatattattattttgttaatgtATGATAATTAATATGGTCCGATATTTAAGTACATAAAAACTTTTggtaaaaataatacaaatttaCTCACATAAACACAAGctaagtaataaaaaaataaccaaATTATACATGATGTGCATTAAAATATAACCAAATTATAGATGCATGTATGAGAATCAACATCCCAAGGGACAGAGACAATATGAAAATGTTTAGGTTCACCTGCCTTATAACAACAATAATCTCTTTTATCTTGTTGTAGCTGTCCTTACACTTCAATGTTTCTCTATCCTTAATGGAAAAGACAGTGCCAATTACCATGATGTAAAGCAACAACCAATCTCACTTGTCACCCCCCAAATacgaaaaaaagataaatatgtcATTGATCTTTTAGTCTatagatatttaaatttttgaaaatttaaaaatatatttaaatttttaattttttcaaaatttagatATATCGATTTTTTTGTTCACTTAGATCTATCAGACTTAACAGAAAAATCAAATGTGGCTTCCGTCGTTCTAATTTGGCCGATATACAGATGCATACGTGAGAGTAGAGTTTTTAAAATAAGACAAATTAAACTCAGGGATCAATATGTCCAGGTTTTGAAAaggtaaaaaatttaaatatattttcaaattttcagaaACTTAAATGTCCACAAACCAAAAGGTCAATGACCTATTTATCCTTTTTTCTCCCAAATACATTGTGTGCAACATGCATTAGGGTTAgaaatatttatgattttttttaaatatctctAACTTTTAATTTCACTCGATTttgtctctaatattttttatttattcaattttatttttaacattttttatttatatcaaaattatctatgatagttttttattttgttcctaAAATTTTAGATGAAATTAAcgttcaaaaataattttggcataaattaaaaatattaaaagataaaacTAGATAAAACTAAATGTTTGggatactttaaaaaaaaaattacaaacattaaaagataaaaattatattttatccattatattattatataattttcacACAATAAGTGTGATACAAGACAATTGCAAATCAATTCCTATAACATTACCATATACCACATAATTATATTGGTGTTCATTGTGTATCATTATATTCCAACGCAACTTAATCATATTGTATATACTTTTATTATAGGTCTCACATTGAActatgatataattttttatagtatttataAATGAGAGGTAATTTTTGCTATATAAACTAACTTTTAGaatagtcacaaaaaaaaactaacttttaaaattaaatttattcgATTTAATATAATAGGGTCACCACAAACTATATTTTGATTGAATACTAAATAATTAAGTGGCAGAGATAATCCGTAATCAATATATCTTTATAACCAATATTGTGGGTTTATTTTTTTGGGCATGCAATTTAATAAAGAAGAAAATCTTT
This window contains:
- the LOC130972876 gene encoding auxin response factor 1 isoform X1; amino-acid sequence: MASNQIQSSTTIHAGATNDALYKELWHACAGPLVTLPREGERVYYFPQGHMEQLEASMNQGLEQQMPSFNLPSKILCKVVNVHLRAEPETDEVYAQITLLPEADQSEVVSPDDPLPEPPRCTVHSFCKTLTASDTSTHGGFSVLRRHADDCLPPLDMSQQPPWQELVATDLHGNEWHFRHIFRGQPRRHLLTTGWSVFVSSKKLVAGDAFIFLRGENGELRVGVRRLMRQQNNMPSSVISSHSMHLGVLATASHAIATGTLFSVFYKPRTSRSEFIVSINKYLEARNHKLSVGMRFKMRFEGDEVPERRFSGTIVGVGDSTSSVWADSEWRSLKVQWDEPSSILRPDRVSPWELEPLVSTTAANSQPAQRTKRSRPPILPSPMPDSSMQGVWKPPVESPSFSYREHGRDLYPSPKFNSNAAKFLGFGGNISAPNKSIYWSNRMENSTESFSPIALKESAEKRQGTGNGCRLFGIQLLDNAHAEESLPTVTLSVRVGDDRSVPSLDGESDQQSEPSNVNQSDIPSASCDAEKSCLRSPQESQSRQIRSCTKVHMQGMAVGRAVDLTRFDGYEDLLWKLEEMFDIKGELCGSEKKWQVVYTDNEDDMMMVGDDPWLEFCSVVRKIFIYTVEEVKKLSPKIGLPINEVVKPSKLDAEAGVNPEDQSSVVGPGC
- the LOC130972876 gene encoding auxin response factor 1 isoform X2, with the protein product MASNQIQSSTTIHAGATNDALYKELWHACAGPLVTLPREGERVYYFPQGHMEQLEASMNQGLEQQMPSFNLPSKILCKVVNVHLRAEPETDEVYAQITLLPEADQSEVVSPDDPLPEPPRCTVHSFCKTLTASDTSTHGGFSVLRRHADDCLPPLDMSQQPPWQELVATDLHGNEWHFRHIFRGQPRRHLLTTGWSVFVSSKKLVAGDAFIFLRGENGELRVGVRRLMRQQNNMPSSVISSHSMHLGVLATASHAIATGTLFSVFYKPRTSRSEFIVSINKYLEARNHKLSVGMRFKMRFEGDEVPERRFSGTIVGVGDSTSSVWADSEWRSLKVQWDEPSSILRPDRVSPWELEPLVSTTAANSQPAQRTKRSRPPILPSPMPDSSMQVESPSFSYREHGRDLYPSPKFNSNAAKFLGFGGNISAPNKSIYWSNRMENSTESFSPIALKESAEKRQGTGNGCRLFGIQLLDNAHAEESLPTVTLSVRVGDDRSVPSLDGESDQQSEPSNVNQSDIPSASCDAEKSCLRSPQESQSRQIRSCTKVHMQGMAVGRAVDLTRFDGYEDLLWKLEEMFDIKGELCGSEKKWQVVYTDNEDDMMMVGDDPWLEFCSVVRKIFIYTVEEVKKLSPKIGLPINEVVKPSKLDAEAGVNPEDQSSVVGPGC
- the LOC130972876 gene encoding auxin response factor 1 isoform X3, with the protein product MASNQIQSSTTIHAGATNDALYKELWHACAGPLVTLPREGERVYYFPQGHMEQLEASMNQGLEQQMPSFNLPSKILCKVVNVHLRAEPETDEVYAQITLLPEADQSEVVSPDDPLPEPPRCTVHSFCKTLTASDTSTHGGFSVLRRHADDCLPPLDMSQQPPWQELVATDLHGNEWHFRHIFRGQPRRHLLTTGWSVFVSSKKLVAGDAFIFLRGENGELRVGVRRLMRQQNNMPSSVISSHSMHLGVLATASHAIATGTLFSVFYKPRTSRSEFIVSINKYLEARNHKLSVGMRFKMRFEGDEVPERRFSGTIVGVGDSTSSVWADSEWRSLKVQWDEPSSILRPDRVSPWELEPLVSTTAANSQPAQRTKRSRPPILPSPMPDSSMQAKFLGFGGNISAPNKSIYWSNRMENSTESFSPIALKESAEKRQGTGNGCRLFGIQLLDNAHAEESLPTVTLSVRVGDDRSVPSLDGESDQQSEPSNVNQSDIPSASCDAEKSCLRSPQESQSRQIRSCTKVHMQGMAVGRAVDLTRFDGYEDLLWKLEEMFDIKGELCGSEKKWQVVYTDNEDDMMMVGDDPWLEFCSVVRKIFIYTVEEVKKLSPKIGLPINEVVKPSKLDAEAGVNPEDQSSVVGPGC
- the LOC130972878 gene encoding uncharacterized protein LOC130972878, which translates into the protein MKMGLRSIVHLSSITLCMHHTQTQIQFQRFGFPYSKSKNLLPSLSTTPSWGIKLKSNTLSLSLSLMASATHFQVSAEDGSVPSQELGSSPSHAIGQHDLLIVGPGVLGRLVAQKWREEYPGCQVFGQTVTTNHHEELIKLGISPSLKWTKEDYKFPYVIFCAPPYQSADYPGDLRQAALCWNGEGAFLFTSSSAPYDCNDNGFCDEDTPVVPFGRSPRTDVLLKAENVVLEFGGSVVRLSGLYKEDRGAHVYWLEKGIVESRPDHILNLIHYEDAASLSITILKKKCRRKIFLGCDNHPLSRQEVMDLVNQSGKFSKRFEKFTGTDDPLGKRLNNSRTRAELGWEPKYTSFAHFLETL